DNA sequence from the Sandaracinaceae bacterium genome:
GGTAGTCGAGCCCAGCGCTGACCGAGTGCGCCTCGATGACCTGCCCCGCGTCGTCCTGCAGCAGGTAGCTCTTGGCCCCGTGCAGCACGCCCACGCGCCCTGCGTTGAGCGGCGCGGCATGCCGCGGCGTGTCCAGCCCGTCGCCGGCGGCCTCCACGCCGATGAGCTTCACGTCGGCGTCGTCGATGAAGCCCGCGAAGAGGCCAATGGCGTTGCTCCCGCCGCCCACGCACGCGATCACCGCGGCCGGCAGCGCGCCGGTCTGCTCCAGGATCTGCTCGCGTGCCTCGCGCCCGATGACCGACTGGAAGTCGCGCACGATGGTCGGGTAGGGCGCCGGCCCCGCGGCCGAGCCCACGCAGTAGTAGGTGTTCGCGACGTTGGTGACCCAGTCACGCAGGGCCTCGTTCATGGCGTCCTTGAGCGTCGCCGAGCCCGAGTGCACCGGGAACACCTCGGCCCCCAGCAGCTCCATGCGCTTCACGTTGGGCGCCTGACGCCGCACGTCCTCGGCGCCCATGAACACCACGCAAGGCAAGCCCATGAGCGCGCAGGCTGTGGCTGTCGCCACGCCGTGCTGCCCGGCACCCGTCTCCGCGATGATGCGCGTCTTGCCCATGCGCTTGGCGAGCAGCACCTGCCCGAGCGTGTTGTTCACCTTGTGCGCGCCGGTGTGGCACAGGTCTTCGCGCTTGAGCCACACGTCGAGCCCCACCTCCGCGCTCAGGCGCTTGGCCTGGTAGAGCGGCGTCTTGCGCCCGACGTAGTGCGTGAGCAGCGCGTCGAGCTCGGCCTGGAAGGAGGGGTCCTTCCCGATGGTGGCGTAGGCCTGGGAGAGCTCTTCGAGGGCCGGCATGAGCGTCTCGGCGACGAAGCGCCCGCCGTACGGCCCGAAGTATCCCGGTGAGGAGGTGGTGGACATCGCTGGAGAGGTAGCGCGCTTCGGACGGCATGGAAAGCGGCGCGTGCCTGCTTCGTGGTGTCGGCGGCGCGGGCGTCCCCAGGGTGCGATGGATCCGTTCCCGCTCGTGTCCGCGCCGGAGTGAGGGTACAGTCGGGGCGCTGCGCGAGGGTCACGCCATGGGAGACCGAGATGTCCGACGAAGAACGAGCTGAGATTCGTGCCCGCTTGATGGCGGCACGGTCCTTTCACCCGGGGCCGTGGCGGGTCATCGGGGGCACGCTGGTGGACGGAGAAGGCCTGCCTGTGGACTTCGACATCCCTGCCATGCGGGAGTTCTTCCGACACTTGCTCGCGGACTTGCAGACGCTCACGGCGGACGCGCGGCGGCGCAGCCAGACGCAGGATCTCCGGCCAAGCAGCCCGGGGCTGCGGATGCCGTCGTCGCCGCCGTCTTCGGACGAGCACGTGGTGGTGAGCGAGAGCGTGTTTCCGAGGAAGCCGACGCGCTGAGGGGCGGGTCACGGTGCCGGTTTGCACCCTCATGGGACCACCCCCGGGGCTGGATTTGCAGCCCCATGGGACCACCTGATTTGCAGCCTCATGGGACCACCCGAGGGGGATGCGCCTGTGTTTTGCAGGAGCATGGACCACCCGATTTGCAGCCTGAAGGGACCACCTGAGGGCTCCTTCGGTTCGGTGACCGAGCCCGGCCCCTGGGTCGCGCGCGAGCGGGCGTGCGACGACTCCAGATGGCCTATCGGGAGCTGAAGATGATCGAAGTGAAGAGGTGCTGCGCTGTCGAAGCGGGGCATGGCTGCAGATCGCCCAGACGCGGACCGCGATGCGACGGTACGTGGACGCATGACGCGCGGAGGACCGACGATGCGCGGGTGCAGATGGCAGGAGGTGCAGGGTCACCGCTGGCGCCAGCGCCACGCGCGTGCCGATGCCCAGAGCGCTCCAGGTGGCTGCCCGGAGGGGCAGCGCGCTGAACTGCGAAGGTGCACGCGCTGCGTCACGGGTCGACGACTATGCGCGCTTCATGCCGTTGGCTACGACGGCTGGCAGGGAGGGAAGCCGACTCCCGCGTCGACGACACCGCCAGGCGAAGAGCGCAGGTGATTCGCAAGATGGGGACGATCTGACCACGACACCGGGCGCGCGCTCTGGTGCCTGGTGGTGACGTTGACGTGCAGCCGGATGCGTTCGTCTGGCTGACGTTCGAGCAGACGACAGCCGAGCGTCTGCAGGTCTCAGAGGTGGAATTTCGGTAGCGTCGTCGCGCGCGTGGTCTCGACAGAAGACGATGGTGATCGAACGCCGCTCCGAGATTCAACACCGTTCTTGAGATGCGCAGCCCGCGGGTTCGCGGACCCCGCGCGCGGCAGCCCGGACAAGCCGCGCGTCAATCAGTCCGTTCGTCCGAGAGCTGTCTGACGGGGAGCAGTTCAAGGGCCTCGAGGACACGCGTCGCAGCGCGCTGCAGTGGTGTCGCGACGTCGCCGGTGAGCACGGGACGACAGGCGGACGTGAGACACTTCGAGCGGAGGCCAAGCTGAAGCCGGCGCCGACGACGACCTTCGACGTTCGCTGACCGAAGAAGGTGCATCCGACCATCACTGCGATCTCGAGGCGCTGTACTCAGTGCCGAAACAAGATCGGCCAGACCGTGCGGGAGACCGTCGGTTGGTGCAGCTTTACCCGGTGGCGAGCTGATCAGACGGCGCAGCAACGCCTGTCATCGTTCGACGGACCCCAACGACTACCAATCGGCAAGGATGGATACACGCGCAGCCTCGACAACCTCCTCGAACAGAGTCGCGTCAAGGGCACGTCGGCAGTAATGTCGCGGCTGATCGATAATCGCCCGTGACCCGCATGCGACAGGGCTACCAGCTCTCCGTCTCTGCACCGCTATGGCCGTGAGCGCGTCGACGCCGCGATGCGCCGCACTTCCGTTCGACGTCCTGACGTGCCACGGTGGCGAAGCTGCTTCAGCGGGCGTTCGAGATGGAGGCGATGACGCCGCGGTGCTCTCGCGCGTCTCGATCAACACCCGCGGTTCGGCCGGGCGTGATGCCTTCCAGACTCGTCGCGACGGCGCAGAACAGGCCCGAAGGAGACAGTGGTGAACGACGACTCGACATGGACCTAGGCCGGCGAAACCGCCTCGGCAGATACCCGTTGCTCAGCGAATCATGTCGCCGAGAAGAGCAAGATGGCGTTCGAGGTTGCCCTCCTGCTCGCGACGGATCGATCGACGCGACACCGCCACAGCGCGGCGCGCGAAGGACGCGGGCTGAACGGACGCAGAATCGAACGCTGACAGAGTCCGCAGGTCTGTTCGACCAGCGCGTCTTGCGCAGGCTCGCTCCGCCATCCCCGAAGACAACGCCGTCATCCCCGCCCCGTCGGCGTCGGCAGACGTTCCTCGCACCATGGACACGCCGCGTCGATCGTTCCAGGTCGCGATGACCTGCGCCGGACGACCTGCGCGACGACCAAGCAGAGCCGCTGGACAGCTCGCAGGACGCGCTGATGATGAGCTCGACCGTCGACCTGCTCATATCGACGACTTCGCGCCGAGGCCCATGACACGCGACGAGAGCCGCGACGTCTATCAGCTCTGTCGAGCGCAACGGTCGAGTCGCCACGATCATCACCAGCAACCGCGACACGGCGAGTGGATCGCGGCGTTCGACGACGCGTCTGCTCGCCCAGAGCGCCGTCGACTTCGAAGTTCATCGCGCAGCGCCCAGGCCGCACGACCCGCCGTCGGAAGGTGCGGGAGAATCCGTCTTCTGGACAGGCTCAGTCACGAAGCGGGTCACAGTGTCACGGGTCCGGACACAGGTCATGTCGCGGGACACAGGCAGTACAGGGAACCGGGGCAAGGTCGCAGAGGGCGCAGTCAGATCCACCGGGGACTTCCCAAGTCCTGCAGGTCACTGGGTCATGGGACCTGGGTCACGGGTCACCGGGGCGCAGGTCGCGTGGTGCCCTTCGTGGCGCGTCTGGGGTGGGTGGCGTGGTGGTGCTCGGTGAAGCTCGGGACGCTTTGGGGCGGGCCGCGCGGGAGAGGTCAGGGTGGCACGGTGCTCGCCCTGTCACGCCCGACCCTGCGGGTCGCTTTTCCCTCGGAAAAGGTTGGCGGGACAGGGCTGCGACTCCGTGCCGGGGGCGGGGTTTCAGCGCGGCCCCACGCCGCAGGAAGGCCTCTCCATGACACGCACCGAAGACCTCATCTTGTCCACCATCGAGCGGGCGACGCCCGTCATTCGCACCATGAACCGCCGGGTGCCTCACCTGGCTCGGCAGACCGAACGGGCTCTGCACTCCGTGGCGCTGCAGTACGCCGAGGGGACGTACGCGCGGGGCGCGAACCGGGACGCGAAGCTGCAGGGGGCGTACGCGGAGGCGAAGGAGGCCATGGCGGCGTTGCGGGTGGCGGTCGCTTGCGGGGCGCTGAGCGCCGAGGGGGCGCGGCAGACGCTCACGGGGCTCGATCATGTCGCGGCGGTGCTCTACCTGAAGCGCACCAGGCCGCGGTGAACGGTGCCGGTCCGAGTCCGCCTTCTGGGCGGGCTCGGCTCCCACGTAGTGTGAGCGAGAGCGTGTTTCCGCGGAAGCCGACGCGGTGGCACACATCCAATCCAGTGCGAGCGAAGAACGCCGGTATGTGTGCGGATGGGCGCGCTCGAAAGTGTCCGGGAGGCCAGAATTCAAGGGTGTTCGTGCGATTGCCGGTTCGCCGCGCTAGCCTTTAGTAAGCGACGACCACCATGTTGGCGCGCCGTCGAACACCTCGCCGCGGGCGCACGGTCCGCGGCTGCGAAGGGAGTTCCCGATGGAACACACGAACGAACCAGACAACAACCTGAGCCAGGTGATTGTCGTGGCGGTCGATCTCACCGACGCCTCCGACACCGCCGTGCTCGCGGGCGTGCGCATCACGCGCCCCGGAGATGCGCTCTACATCGTGCACGCCGTGCAGTCGCGGCGCGTGGGCGAGATGCGCCGCCTCACGGAGGAGAACCGCCTGCTGGAAGACGACCCGGAAGAGGTCCGCGACTACTTCCGCGCCGTGTGCGTGGGTGCGGGCGACTGGCCGCAGGCGAGCCCGCAGTACCGCACCTGCATCGGCTCGCCGGTCGAGGCCATCTTGCAGTTCAGCATCGACGTGGAGGCGCACGTGCTCATCTGTGGCACGCACGCGCGCCACGGCATGGACCGCATGCTGCACGGCTCGGTGGCCGAGATGCTGGTGCGCGAGGCGCGCTGCCCCGTGCTGGTGGCCAAGCCGCGCTCGTACACGAACGCTCGCAAGAGCGACAGGCCCGCGCCGCCGTGCCTCGACTGCGTGGCGAAGCGCAAGGAGACGGGCGACCTGAACGCGTGGTGCGCGGTGCACGCGCGTGAGCACGTGGCGACGCACACGTACGGCGGGTCGGAGTCGAGGGGATCGCACCCGGCGAGCTTCAACATTCCGACGTGAGGTGAGAGCGCGGGGAGACGGTGAAGCTCGTGGCACGAGGTCCCGATGTCACGGGGTCACGATGTCCTTGTGACCGGCGTCCCCGTGCCCTAGCGTCCCGTGTGAGGGAGGCGGCCACCGACTTGCGGAATAGGTCTATCCCGGTCTCCGGGCCGCGGCGCTTGCGGGCTTCGTCGAGCGTGTGACGCGCAGCCGTCAGCCGTCTCCTTCGCCGTCGCGACCCTGCGCGGCGTCCATGCCAAGGAACGGTAGCTCGTCCATGCCCCCGGGGTTGGGTCCGAACGCCCAGCGCTCGATGAGTGCCACGCTTGCCGCGGGCACCTCGAGGTCGAGGATGGACCAGACGGCACGCGCCGCGGCGAGGGCGGCGGCGGAAGGTGTGGTATCGGCGTGCGTCCCGCCCACGCTCAGCAGGCGGACGTCGGTGCGGAGTCCGAGCGCGAAGAGCGCGAAGCTCGCGCCGCGAAGCGCGCCCTCATCCCAAAGGGCGGCGCGAGGCAGGCCATGGGCCGTGACGGGACGAGCGGGTGGGGCGGGTCCGCGGATGATTCCTGTGACCTCGGGTGTGACCCCGACCTCGAGCGTGACGTCCGCGAAGACGCCGCGACCACGGACTTGGCGCGCGACACGCGCGGAAGCGACGACCGCGAGGCGCGCCACGTCAGCCAACGAGTTTCCGAGGTACGTCTGCTGGGAAAGCTCGTCGCGTACGAACCCGACCGCGCGCCGAACATCGGGGGCGTCCACCTCTAGGAAGACCACCATCACGTCGTCGTCCTCGTAGTCGTACCCGTCCGCTCGGAGAAACCCTCCAGACCGCTCGGCGAGCGCGTCGGGAAGGACATAGCGGAGGTCAACGTCCGCGTTGTCCAGCGCGGCGGGGTCGAGTCGGATCGTCAGGGTCGTCATGGGTAGCGTCGCCGTGATCGCCAGCACCGCGCGTTCCAGAGTGCCACGTGACGTGCCTGTGCTCTATCACGGCGCGCACTACTCGGGCCGCGACGGGGACGGTGTGGAAGCACGCGTGGTCGCGGTTGCAGCGACGCGCTTAGCCGTGACCTCAGACATCGCGCGCCGCGACACAGCGAACCCGTGACACCGTGAGAGAGTGACGCTGGGACACAGTGACCCCGTGACCCCGTGCTCCGTGACCCCGTGACCCCGCGCCCTACGCCTCGCGCACAGCCCGCACGAACGCGGCGACCTTGTCGCGGTCCTTCACGCCCGGCGCGGACTCCACCCCGCTCGCCACGTCCACGCGGTACGGCCGAATCTGCCGCACGCACTCGGCCACGTTGTCCGGCGTGAGCCCGCCCGCCAGCGTCAGCTTGCGCTCGGCCGCGACGCTGGTGGCCAGGGTCCAGTCGAAGCTCACGCCGGTACCACCCGGCATGGCGCCGGGCACGCGCGCGTCCAGCAGGATGTGCTCGCCGGGGTAGCGACGGACCTCTTCGAGGGGCGACTCGTCGCTCACGCCGATGGCCTTGTACGCGTTGGGGAGCAGCGCGGCCACGGCCTCCGGGGCCTCCTCGCCGTGCAGCTGGACCCACGTGATCCCAGTCTCGCGCCGCACCTGCTGGATGAACTCCAGCGGCTGGTCCACGAACACGGCGACCACCTCCACGCCCTCGGGCAGCGCGGCCAGGATGCGTTGGGCCGCGGGGATGTCCACGCAGCGGGGCGTGCCCGGCCAGAAGTTGAGGCCCAGGGTGTCGACGCCCAACTCGGCGCACATGGTGGCGTCCTCGGGGGTGCGCACCCCGCAGACCTTGACGCGTGTGACGGCAATCATCTGGGCCTGCATCTTGCACAAATGTGCTGGCGCGCGCTCCCTCCTTCCCCAATATTCCACTGCGCCGGAGTCCGGCCCGCCATGGATGGCACGGGTCGCGCTCCCGCTCCCCCTCACGTTTCTCTGGAAGCCACTTCATGACCAGCACGATCCAGCGCGAAGAGCTCGACTCGGTCGTCATCCGTTTCGCGGGTGACTCCGGCGACGGTATGCAGCTCACGGGGCAACAGTTCTCCACGGCCACCGCGCTCATGGGCAACGACCTCTCCACCTTCCCGGACTTCCCCGCCGAGATTCGCGCGCCGACCGGGACGCTGTACGGGGTGTCGGGCTTCCAGGTGCACTTCGCCAACCACGACATCATGACCCCGGGTGACGACCCGGACGTGCTCGTGGCCATGAACCCCGCCGCGCTCAAGGTGAACGCGCCGCAGCTCAAGACGGGCGGCCTGCTGGTCATCAACGAGGGCGCGTTCAACACGCCCAACCTGAAGAAGGCCGGCTACGAGTCGAACCCCCTCGAGGGCGACGAGCTCGCGCGCTTCCGCGTCATCCAGCTGGACATCACCAAGATGACCCTGGCCGCCGTGGCGGAGTTCGGGCTGGGCGCCAAGGACGGCGGGCGCTGCAAGAACATGTGGACCTTGGGTCTGATGTTCTGGCTCTTCGGCCGCGACCGCACGCCCACCATCGAGTGGCTCAAGCAGAAGTTCGCCAAGGACCCGAACCTCGCGTCGGCCAACATCGCGGCGCTCAACGCGGGCCACGCCTACGGCGAGACGGCCGAGATGCCCGGCGGCATCGGCGCCTACCAGGTGGCCAAGGCCGAGCTCAAGCCCGGTGAGTACCGCAGCGTGGACGGCAACCAGGCGCTCGCGTGGGGCCTCGTGCAGGGCGCCGCGCTGGCGGGGCTGCCCATCATGTACGGCAGCTATCCCATCACGCCGGCCTCTGGCCTGCTGCACAACCTGGCCAAGCTGAAGCACTTCGGCGTCACCACCTTCCAGGCCGAGGACGAGATCGCGGCCGTCGCGGCGGCGGTCGGCGCCAGCTTCGCGGGTGCGCTCGGGGTCACCGGCACCTCGGGTCCGGGCGTGGCGCTCAAGGGCGAGGCCATCGGGCTCGCGTTCATCACCGAGCTGCCGCTGGTCATCTGCGACGTGCAGCGCGGCGGCCCCTCCACCGGTCTGCCCACCAAGACCGAGCAGTCCGACCTGTACCAGGCGGTCTTCGGCCGCAACGGTGACGCGCCTTTGCCCGTGCTCGCGGCCGCCACGCCCGGCGACTGCTTCTACATGGCGATCGAGGCCGTGCGCATCGCGGTCAAGTACATGACCCCGGTCATGCTGCTCACGGACGGCTACATCGCGAACGGCGCCGAGCCCTGGGAGCTCCCGGACCTGGCGAGCATGAAGCCGTTCCCGGTCACCTTCCGCACGGAGGTCACGGACGACTTCCACCCGTACCTGCGCGACGAAGAGACGCTCGCGCGCGTGTGGGCCAAGCCGGGCACCCCGGGGCTCCAGCACCGCATCGGCGGTCTCGAGAAGAACAAGAAGTCGGGTCACATCAGCTACGACCCCGACAACCACCACGCCATGACCCTGCTGCGCGCGCAGAAGGTGGCCAACGTGGCCAACGACTTCCCGGACGCCACCATCGACCAGGGCGACGACGAGGGCGACGTGCTGGTCATCGGCTGGGGCGGCACCTACGGTGCCATCAGCCAGGCCGTGCGCCGCTGCCGCAAGGAAGGCCAGAAGGTCAGCCACTACCACCTGCGCCAGATCTGGCCGCTCCCCAACGGGCTGGGCGACCTCATCAAGCGCTTCGACAAGGTCATCGTGGCGGAGCTCAACAACGGCCAGCTGGCGCGCCTGTTGCGCTCCGAGTACCTGGTCGACTGTCAGTCGGTGGCCAAGATCGCCGGGCAGCCCTTCCGTATCTCAGAGCTCGTGAGCGCCATTCAGAAGACCCTCGAAGGAGGCAAGTGAGATGAGCCCGAACGTCCCCAAGACCACGTACACGCGCGCCGACTTCTCCTCCGACCAAGAGGTGCGCTGGTGCCCGGGCTGCGGCGACTACGCCATCTTGGCGGCCGTGCAGCGCGTGCTCCCCGACTGCAACGCGACGCCCGACAACACCGTGTTCATCTCCGGCATCGGCTGCTCCAGCCGCTTCCCGTACTACATGAACACCTACGGCTTCCACACCATCCACGGGCGCGCGCCCGCGGTGGCCACGGGGGTCAAGCTGGCCAACCCGGAGCTCAACGTGTGGGTGGTCACGGGTGACGGCGACGGACTCAGCATCGGCGGCAACCACCTGATGCACGTGCTGCGGCGCAACCTGAACATGCAGATCATGCTCTTCAACAACCAGATCTACGGGTTGACGAAGGGCCAGTACTCGCCCACCACGACGGTCGGCAAGGTCACGCCCTCGAGCCCGCTCGGGTCGGTGGACCAGCCCATCACGCCGGCGCGCTTCGCCCTCGGCGCGGGCGCCCGCTTCGTCGGTCGCGGCTTCGACGTGAGCAAGGACCTGAGCGACCTGCTCAAGCAGGCCCACGACTTCCACGGCACCGGCTTCGTCGAGATCCTGCAGAACTGCCCCGTGTTCAACGACGGCATCTTCGAGCACATCCGCGACAAGAAGACGGGCCCCGCCTACCAGGTGTGGCTCGAGCACGGCAAGCCCATCGTCTTCGGCGCCAATCGGCAGATGGGCGTGCGCCTGAACGCCACGTCCCTCACCGCCGAGGTGGTGGCGCTGGGCGACGGCGTGACCGAGGCGGACCTGCTGGTGCACGACGAGACGAACCTGGCGCAGGCCTTCCTGCTGGCGGACCTGCCCGGCGCCGTGGCGCTGGGTGTGCTCTACCGCAGCCCCGGGCCGGTGTACGACGACAGCGTGCAGACGCAGAACGAGATGGCCGTGCAGCGCTTCGGCGCGCCGGACATGGCCAAGGAGCTGCGCAAGGGCCACACCTGGACGGTGTCCTGAGCGCGGCATGGCGGACGTCCTCCGCAGCGCAGCCTTGAGGGACGCTGGGTTCGCCCACGCGTTCTCGCTGCGCAGCGGCGGCGTCAGCGACGCGCCCTACCACACGCTGAACCTGGGGCGCAGCGTGGGCGACGACGAAGCCTGCGTGTGGGAGAACCACATCCGCTTCGCGGCGCGGGTGCCGTACGGGCGCGACGAGCTGTTCGAGGTGAGCCAAGTGCACGGCGTGAGCGTGCGGCTGGTCGCCCCAAGCGAAGACCCGCGCGTGGTGCGGCAGGAGGAGCACGACGCCCTCATCGCGCCCGCGGGGGGCCTGGCCGTGGGGGTGCGCACAGCGGACTGCGTGCCCATCCTGCTGGCCGACACGGACACCGGAGCGGTTGCCGCTGTGCACGCGGGCTGGCGTGGCGCCGTGAACCACATCGTGCCGCGCACCATCGACCGCATGCGCACCGAGCTCGGGACGCACCCCTCCGCGCTCGTCGCGGCCGTAGGTCCGCACATCCGCGTGGCTCGCTTCGAGGTGGGCGACGAGGTGGCCGAGGCCGCGGACGCGGCGGCGCAGGCGTGTGAGCCGGGGGTGTCGGTGGTCGTGCGTTCGGCTGAGACGAGCAAGGCCCACGTGGACCTCGCCGCGCTCGTGCGCTTGCAGCTGACGCACGCCGGGGTGACCCGCGTGGACGACGTCGGGGGCTGCACGCTGGACGACGCCGCGCGCTTCTTCTCGTATCGGCGCGACCAGGGCCGCACGGGGCGGCATCTGGCGGCCATCGTCAGCCACGCGTAGCGTGGCAAGGCGCATCGGTGCCCTTGGGGGCGCGTACGACGACGCCGACGGGCGTCCGCATGCGGCCCCGGTCGCTGGAAGTTCGCCGCAGCGGCGGGGGTGGGCACCCCTCGCTACAACCTCTGGCGATCCACGGCCGCATCCAGCGCCTGGCGGAACGCCGCATCGCTGAAGCCGACCAGCACCTCGCCCCCCACGTCGAAGGTGGGCACCGAGCCGCGGGGGTTCAGACGCAGGTGATCTGCGCGAGCCGACGGGTTCGCTTCCACGTCGTGTTCCGTGTAGCGCACGTTGTTGGCGCTCAGATATTCACGCGCTTGCCGGCACACGCCACACCATGTCGTGGAATAGAGCACGACCGGGACACGCTGACGCGCCTGATGGCGCGCCTCCTCCGCCCGCTCCTGATCCTCGGCGCGGAGGCGCTCCTGGAT
Encoded proteins:
- a CDS encoding 2-oxoacid:acceptor oxidoreductase subunit alpha, translating into MTSTIQREELDSVVIRFAGDSGDGMQLTGQQFSTATALMGNDLSTFPDFPAEIRAPTGTLYGVSGFQVHFANHDIMTPGDDPDVLVAMNPAALKVNAPQLKTGGLLVINEGAFNTPNLKKAGYESNPLEGDELARFRVIQLDITKMTLAAVAEFGLGAKDGGRCKNMWTLGLMFWLFGRDRTPTIEWLKQKFAKDPNLASANIAALNAGHAYGETAEMPGGIGAYQVAKAELKPGEYRSVDGNQALAWGLVQGAALAGLPIMYGSYPITPASGLLHNLAKLKHFGVTTFQAEDEIAAVAAAVGASFAGALGVTGTSGPGVALKGEAIGLAFITELPLVICDVQRGGPSTGLPTKTEQSDLYQAVFGRNGDAPLPVLAAATPGDCFYMAIEAVRIAVKYMTPVMLLTDGYIANGAEPWELPDLASMKPFPVTFRTEVTDDFHPYLRDEETLARVWAKPGTPGLQHRIGGLEKNKKSGHISYDPDNHHAMTLLRAQKVANVANDFPDATIDQGDDEGDVLVIGWGGTYGAISQAVRRCRKEGQKVSHYHLRQIWPLPNGLGDLIKRFDKVIVAELNNGQLARLLRSEYLVDCQSVAKIAGQPFRISELVSAIQKTLEGGK
- a CDS encoding 2-oxoacid:ferredoxin oxidoreductase subunit beta, giving the protein MSPNVPKTTYTRADFSSDQEVRWCPGCGDYAILAAVQRVLPDCNATPDNTVFISGIGCSSRFPYYMNTYGFHTIHGRAPAVATGVKLANPELNVWVVTGDGDGLSIGGNHLMHVLRRNLNMQIMLFNNQIYGLTKGQYSPTTTVGKVTPSSPLGSVDQPITPARFALGAGARFVGRGFDVSKDLSDLLKQAHDFHGTGFVEILQNCPVFNDGIFEHIRDKKTGPAYQVWLEHGKPIVFGANRQMGVRLNATSLTAEVVALGDGVTEADLLVHDETNLAQAFLLADLPGAVALGVLYRSPGPVYDDSVQTQNEMAVQRFGAPDMAKELRKGHTWTVS
- the pgeF gene encoding peptidoglycan editing factor PgeF, with protein sequence MADVLRSAALRDAGFAHAFSLRSGGVSDAPYHTLNLGRSVGDDEACVWENHIRFAARVPYGRDELFEVSQVHGVSVRLVAPSEDPRVVRQEEHDALIAPAGGLAVGVRTADCVPILLADTDTGAVAAVHAGWRGAVNHIVPRTIDRMRTELGTHPSALVAAVGPHIRVARFEVGDEVAEAADAAAQACEPGVSVVVRSAETSKAHVDLAALVRLQLTHAGVTRVDDVGGCTLDDAARFFSYRRDQGRTGRHLAAIVSHA
- a CDS encoding four helix bundle protein, with the protein product MTRTEDLILSTIERATPVIRTMNRRVPHLARQTERALHSVALQYAEGTYARGANRDAKLQGAYAEAKEAMAALRVAVACGALSAEGARQTLTGLDHVAAVLYLKRTRPR
- a CDS encoding phosphoribosylanthranilate isomerase, with translation MIAVTRVKVCGVRTPEDATMCAELGVDTLGLNFWPGTPRCVDIPAAQRILAALPEGVEVVAVFVDQPLEFIQQVRRETGITWVQLHGEEAPEAVAALLPNAYKAIGVSDESPLEEVRRYPGEHILLDARVPGAMPGGTGVSFDWTLATSVAAERKLTLAGGLTPDNVAECVRQIRPYRVDVASGVESAPGVKDRDKVAAFVRAVREA
- a CDS encoding universal stress protein, with the protein product MEHTNEPDNNLSQVIVVAVDLTDASDTAVLAGVRITRPGDALYIVHAVQSRRVGEMRRLTEENRLLEDDPEEVRDYFRAVCVGAGDWPQASPQYRTCIGSPVEAILQFSIDVEAHVLICGTHARHGMDRMLHGSVAEMLVREARCPVLVAKPRSYTNARKSDRPAPPCLDCVAKRKETGDLNAWCAVHAREHVATHTYGGSESRGSHPASFNIPT
- the trpB gene encoding tryptophan synthase subunit beta; this encodes MSTTSSPGYFGPYGGRFVAETLMPALEELSQAYATIGKDPSFQAELDALLTHYVGRKTPLYQAKRLSAEVGLDVWLKREDLCHTGAHKVNNTLGQVLLAKRMGKTRIIAETGAGQHGVATATACALMGLPCVVFMGAEDVRRQAPNVKRMELLGAEVFPVHSGSATLKDAMNEALRDWVTNVANTYYCVGSAAGPAPYPTIVRDFQSVIGREAREQILEQTGALPAAVIACVGGGSNAIGLFAGFIDDADVKLIGVEAAGDGLDTPRHAAPLNAGRVGVLHGAKSYLLQDDAGQVIEAHSVSAGLDYPGVGPELSYLKDTGRARYGAITDDQALAAFQQLCRTEGIIPALESSHALAYLPMVRTEQGVPEGATVVLNLSGRGDKDLDNVQEQLALRSQGAPTTH